From the Rhizobium leguminosarum bv. trifolii WSM1325 genome, one window contains:
- a CDS encoding conserved hypothetical protein (KEGG: ret:RHE_PF00328 hypothetical protein), whose protein sequence is MEEQIRNIGDLSIEEREEVFVDVATALEGTAREAFVEGNRHFAALWANMAQAIRVNADELARDDLTNTERILRQAAAMISQFNATHPYRMVSHAVH, encoded by the coding sequence ATGGAAGAGCAGATCAGGAATATCGGAGACCTCAGCATCGAGGAACGGGAAGAGGTCTTCGTCGATGTCGCTACGGCCCTCGAGGGCACGGCACGTGAGGCCTTTGTTGAAGGTAACCGGCACTTTGCAGCGCTTTGGGCCAATATGGCGCAAGCAATCCGCGTCAACGCCGATGAGCTGGCTCGTGACGATTTGACAAACACCGAACGTATCTTGCGGCAAGCAGCTGCCATGATTTCGCAGTTCAACGCGACGCATCCGTATCGTATGGTCAGTCACGCCGTCCATTAG
- a CDS encoding Usg family protein (PFAM: Usg family protein~KEGG: ret:RHE_CH01237 phosphoribosylanthranilate isomerase subunit), with protein sequence MQFSSDLERQLNGYGLTTAHILYHVPDFKTVLQAYVWQDYDLAPNFPEMQKFLDYWQANLDGPLHSVRYTHQRLIGPNEWRRVDGEFKLH encoded by the coding sequence ATGCAGTTTTCGTCGGATCTTGAGCGGCAACTCAATGGTTATGGCCTCACTACAGCGCATATCCTCTATCACGTCCCCGATTTCAAAACCGTCCTGCAAGCGTACGTCTGGCAGGACTACGATCTGGCGCCGAATTTCCCGGAGATGCAGAAGTTCCTCGATTATTGGCAGGCCAATCTCGACGGGCCTCTGCACTCGGTCCGCTATACCCATCAGCGTCTCATCGGCCCGAACGAATGGCGGCGCGTCGACGGCGAGTTCAAGCTGCACTGA
- a CDS encoding chaperonin Cpn10 (PFAM: chaperonin Cpn10~KEGG: ret:RHE_PF00329 10 kDa chaperonin, heat shock protein): protein MSFRPLHDRILVRRVDSQEKTKGGIIIPDTAKEKPQEGEVIAIGSGARNEAGQIQALDVKVGDRILFGKWSGTEIKINGEDLLIMKESDVMGIIEAQAEQKQAA from the coding sequence ATGTCGTTCAGACCGCTGCATGATCGCATTCTCGTCCGCCGCGTCGACTCTCAGGAGAAGACCAAGGGCGGGATCATCATTCCTGACACCGCCAAGGAAAAGCCGCAGGAAGGCGAAGTTATCGCCATAGGCTCTGGCGCTCGCAATGAAGCCGGTCAGATCCAGGCGCTCGATGTCAAGGTCGGCGATCGCATCCTGTTTGGGAAGTGGTCAGGCACTGAGATCAAGATCAACGGCGAAGACCTGCTGATCATGAAGGAAAGCGACGTGATGGGCATCATCGAAGCCCAGGCCGAACAGAAGCAGGCCGCGTAA
- a CDS encoding chaperonin GroEL (TIGRFAM: chaperonin GroEL~PFAM: chaperonin Cpn60/TCP-1~KEGG: rec:RHECIAT_CH0001326 60 kDa chaperonin, heat shock protein), with protein sequence MAAKEVKFNTDARERMLRGVDVLANAVKVTLGPKGRNVVIDKSFGAPRITKDGVSVAKEIELEDKFENMGAQMLREVASKTNDLAGDGTTTATVLAQAIVKEGAKAVASGMNPMDLKRGIDIAVDAVVKELKANARKITSNSEIAQVGTISANGDEEIGRYLAEAMEKVGNEGVITVEEAKTAETELEVVEGMQFDRGYLSPYFVTNQDKMRVELEEPYILIHEKKLSNLQAMLPVLEAVVKSGKPLLIIAEDVEGEALATLVVNKLRGGLKIAAVKAPGFGDRRKAMLEDIAILTGGTVISEDVGIKLENVTLNMLGRAKTVSIEKENTTIIDGVGSKAEIDGRVAQIRAQIEETTSDYDREKLQERLAKLAGGVAVIRVGGSTEVEVKEKKDRVDDALHATRAAVEEGILPGGGVALLRAVKALDGLPTANDDQRVGIDIVRRAIEAPVRQIAENAGAEGSIVVGKLREKSELSFGWNAQTGEYGDLYAQGVIDPAKVVRTALQDAASVAGLLVTTEAMIAEKPKKDAAPALPAGAGMDF encoded by the coding sequence ATGGCTGCGAAAGAAGTCAAATTCAATACCGATGCCCGTGAACGCATGTTGCGTGGGGTCGACGTTCTGGCAAACGCCGTGAAGGTTACGCTCGGCCCGAAGGGACGCAACGTCGTGATCGACAAATCGTTCGGAGCGCCCCGGATTACCAAGGACGGAGTATCCGTCGCCAAGGAAATCGAGCTGGAAGACAAGTTCGAGAATATGGGCGCCCAGATGCTGCGCGAGGTGGCGTCGAAGACCAATGACCTTGCTGGCGATGGCACCACGACGGCGACCGTCCTTGCCCAGGCCATTGTCAAGGAAGGTGCAAAGGCTGTCGCCTCAGGCATGAACCCGATGGACCTGAAGCGTGGCATCGACATTGCCGTAGACGCCGTTGTCAAGGAACTGAAGGCGAACGCCCGCAAGATCACCAGCAATTCGGAAATCGCCCAAGTGGGCACCATTTCGGCCAATGGCGACGAGGAAATCGGCAGGTATCTCGCCGAAGCGATGGAAAAGGTCGGCAACGAAGGTGTGATCACCGTCGAGGAAGCCAAGACCGCAGAGACAGAGCTGGAAGTCGTCGAAGGCATGCAGTTCGACCGTGGTTATCTCAGCCCGTACTTCGTCACCAACCAGGACAAGATGCGGGTCGAGCTCGAAGAGCCCTACATCCTCATTCACGAGAAGAAGCTCTCCAATCTGCAGGCGATGCTTCCAGTCCTGGAAGCCGTGGTGAAGTCCGGCAAGCCTCTGCTGATCATTGCCGAGGACGTGGAAGGCGAAGCCCTTGCGACCCTCGTCGTTAACAAGCTTCGCGGCGGTCTGAAGATCGCCGCCGTCAAGGCCCCGGGCTTCGGCGACCGCCGCAAGGCCATGTTGGAAGACATTGCCATCCTCACGGGCGGTACCGTGATCTCCGAAGACGTCGGCATCAAGCTGGAGAACGTGACACTCAACATGCTTGGCCGCGCCAAGACGGTCTCGATCGAGAAGGAAAACACCACCATCATCGATGGCGTCGGCTCCAAGGCGGAGATCGATGGACGGGTCGCCCAGATCCGCGCTCAGATCGAGGAAACCACCTCCGACTACGACCGTGAGAAGCTGCAGGAGCGCCTCGCCAAACTCGCCGGCGGCGTTGCCGTCATCCGCGTCGGAGGCTCGACCGAGGTCGAGGTCAAGGAGAAGAAGGACCGTGTCGACGATGCGCTGCATGCGACACGTGCTGCCGTCGAAGAAGGTATTCTGCCCGGTGGCGGTGTCGCCCTGCTGCGTGCGGTCAAGGCGCTCGACGGTCTTCCGACGGCCAACGACGATCAGCGCGTCGGGATCGACATCGTCCGTCGGGCGATCGAGGCGCCGGTGCGTCAGATCGCCGAAAATGCTGGCGCCGAAGGTTCGATCGTCGTCGGCAAGCTGCGCGAAAAGTCGGAGTTGTCCTTCGGCTGGAACGCCCAGACCGGCGAGTATGGCGATTTATACGCGCAGGGCGTGATCGACCCTGCGAAGGTGGTGCGCACCGCGCTTCAGGATGCGGCCTCGGTCGCGGGTCTGTTGGTCACAACTGAGGCGATGATCGCCGAAAAGCCGAAGAAGGATGCCGCCCCCGCCCTGCCCGCTGGGGCCGGCATGGACTTCTAA
- a CDS encoding conserved hypothetical protein (KEGG: ret:RHE_CH01240 hypothetical protein): MRKDIENTLPKQATAAISAAHLLHPAKHFNHPRDVLAAEGIGKQEKRAILASWASDIFAIESAPALRLYPGTDKAVSYDEIIQALKHLDEGDTRAGEQGLPVATNIHRSQRRRPQPRRMGGFSLCSFRRGDRLRQPFEM; encoded by the coding sequence ATGAGAAAGGACATCGAGAATACTCTTCCAAAGCAAGCCACCGCGGCCATCAGTGCTGCCCATCTCCTGCATCCGGCCAAACATTTCAATCACCCGCGGGACGTGCTTGCGGCCGAGGGCATTGGCAAGCAAGAGAAGCGGGCCATTCTCGCTTCGTGGGCATCCGATATATTCGCGATCGAATCCGCACCCGCCCTACGACTTTACCCCGGCACGGATAAGGCCGTCTCTTATGACGAGATCATCCAAGCGCTGAAACATCTGGACGAGGGCGATACGCGCGCTGGAGAGCAAGGTTTACCCGTTGCCACCAACATCCACCGAAGCCAGCGCCGCAGACCACAACCACGCCGGATGGGCGGCTTCAGCCTGTGTAGCTTCCGGAGAGGAGACCGCCTGCGACAGCCATTCGAGATGTAG
- a CDS encoding glycosyl transferase group 1 (PFAM: glycosyl transferase group 1~KEGG: rec:RHECIAT_CH0001328 putative glycosyltransferase protein), giving the protein MKIAQIAPLAESVPPKLYGGTERIVSYLTDELVRRGHDVTLFASGDSVTDARLVPCSDVALRLNPAVKDHLPHHVVMLEEVRRRAHEFDVLHFHIDLLHFPLIRDFADRTVTTLHGRLDLPDLRPFYKAFPDIPLVSISNDQRHPMPPVNWAGTVYHGLATDGLPFTAKSKGNYLAFLGRISPEKRPDRAIQIAAKAGMPLRMAAKVDNADQAYWDTVIEPMVKSHPNVEFIGEINEHQKAEFLGNAGALLFPIDWPEPFGLVMIEAMACGTPVIAFNRGSVPELIDPGLSGIIVDTVTEAVENVEWALRMDRHRVRETFGRRFSASRMASDYLDIYRRLPGVRTETARMRRSNGTAPDLNVAS; this is encoded by the coding sequence ATGAAGATCGCCCAGATCGCGCCGCTCGCTGAAAGCGTCCCGCCCAAGCTGTACGGCGGCACCGAGCGCATTGTTTCATACCTGACCGACGAGCTGGTTCGGCGGGGTCACGATGTCACCCTCTTTGCCAGCGGCGATTCCGTCACCGATGCCAGGCTGGTGCCGTGCTCTGACGTCGCCCTGCGGCTTAATCCGGCCGTCAAGGACCACCTGCCGCATCATGTCGTCATGCTGGAGGAGGTCCGCCGCCGGGCGCATGAATTCGACGTCTTACACTTCCACATCGATCTCTTGCATTTCCCGCTGATCCGGGATTTTGCCGATCGTACCGTCACGACGCTGCACGGGCGGCTGGATCTGCCAGACCTCAGGCCCTTCTACAAGGCGTTCCCCGATATTCCGCTGGTGTCGATCTCCAACGACCAGCGCCATCCAATGCCGCCGGTCAACTGGGCCGGAACAGTCTATCACGGGCTTGCCACTGATGGCCTGCCCTTCACCGCCAAGTCGAAAGGCAATTATCTCGCTTTCCTTGGCCGCATCTCGCCGGAGAAGCGTCCCGATCGAGCGATCCAGATCGCGGCGAAAGCCGGGATGCCGCTAAGGATGGCCGCCAAGGTCGACAATGCCGACCAGGCCTACTGGGACACGGTGATCGAACCGATGGTCAAGAGCCATCCCAACGTCGAGTTCATCGGAGAGATCAACGAACATCAGAAGGCGGAATTTCTCGGCAATGCAGGTGCCCTGCTCTTTCCGATCGACTGGCCCGAGCCTTTCGGGCTGGTGATGATCGAAGCCATGGCGTGCGGGACACCCGTTATCGCCTTCAACCGCGGCTCGGTGCCTGAATTGATCGACCCCGGGCTCTCCGGCATCATCGTCGATACAGTCACGGAAGCGGTGGAGAACGTCGAATGGGCTCTGCGCATGGATCGTCACAGGGTGCGCGAAACGTTCGGGAGACGCTTTTCCGCAAGCCGCATGGCGTCCGACTACCTTGATATATACCGACGTCTGCCGGGAGTGCGCACCGAGACCGCTCGCATGCGCCGGTCCAATGGGACGGCTCCCGACCTTAACGTCGCCTCGTAA
- a CDS encoding Amylo-alpha-16-glucosidase (PFAM: Amylo-alpha-16-glucosidase~KEGG: ret:RHE_CH01242 hypothetical protein) encodes MSSALTDSNGMPATSTQLSPTGQFFIPATASLQERRPRTLKHGDTFAVFDHNGDALSGPGSPEGLFHRDTRYLSHLSLTINSTRPMLLSSTLRDDNAALTCDLTNPDLFDKKGKLALAHDLVHLRRTRFLWDRRCYERLTVKNYDERPQQVRIEIAFAADFADLFEVRGTVRAKKGRSLPAVIEADSILLSYFGLDDRKRSTRLSFDPTPDRLAGDLAVYDLHLAPHEIRSLFVEIGCDEDEARAPNHLSFFFAFRDARRALRSSASRAASIVTSNEIFNEVARRGVSDLHMLMTDTPEGPYPYAGIPWFSTVFGRDALITALETLWLDAQIARGVLGHLAANQATEFNPAADAEPGKILHEVRYGEMAELGEVPFRRYYGSIDSTPLFVMLAGEYLKRTGDLTTIKTVLPNIEAALTWIDEHGDRDGDGFVEYGRLSEEGLINQAWKDSHDSVFHGDGTLAKGPIAIAEVQAYVYGAWNAAAEIFRRLERPERAAKFLARAEGLRRAFDINFFDEEIGTYALALDGDKRPCRVRSSNAGHALFTGIAYPERAAQVAHTLMGASSFCGWGIRTIPSTEARYNPMSYHNGSIWPHDNAMIASGLARYGYRAEAARIFEGLFAASTYIDLRRLPELFCGMSRQRAQGPTFYPVACAPQAWAAAAPLLLLQSCLGLEFDPNGRQISFDEPTLPSFVDDVTLRNLRLSNCTVDVALRRSGRQVVVEVIDRRGDIKVVSTS; translated from the coding sequence ATGTCGAGCGCGCTGACAGACAGCAACGGGATGCCGGCAACGTCAACGCAGTTGTCGCCTACGGGCCAGTTTTTCATTCCGGCCACCGCATCGCTGCAGGAGCGGCGGCCGCGCACCTTGAAGCACGGCGACACCTTCGCTGTCTTCGACCATAATGGCGACGCGCTTTCTGGGCCCGGCAGCCCCGAAGGCCTGTTTCACCGAGATACGCGGTATCTCTCACACCTCTCTTTGACGATCAACAGCACGCGGCCGATGCTGCTGTCGTCGACGCTCCGCGACGACAACGCGGCGCTGACCTGTGACCTCACCAATCCCGATCTCTTCGATAAAAAGGGCAAGCTTGCGCTCGCGCATGACCTTGTCCACCTGCGCAGGACACGCTTCCTCTGGGATAGGCGCTGTTACGAGCGGCTGACCGTCAAGAACTACGACGAACGGCCCCAGCAGGTCCGCATCGAGATCGCATTTGCGGCCGATTTCGCCGACCTTTTCGAGGTTCGGGGAACCGTCAGGGCAAAGAAAGGACGCTCTCTTCCAGCAGTGATCGAGGCGGACAGCATCCTCCTTTCGTATTTCGGGCTCGACGATCGAAAGCGGTCGACGCGTTTATCCTTCGATCCTACTCCCGATAGGTTGGCAGGCGATCTTGCCGTTTATGATCTTCACCTGGCCCCGCACGAGATCCGATCGCTATTTGTCGAGATCGGCTGCGACGAAGACGAAGCCCGGGCACCGAACCACCTTTCCTTTTTCTTCGCATTTCGCGACGCCCGCCGCGCACTGCGCTCGTCCGCCTCGCGTGCGGCGTCGATCGTAACGTCCAACGAGATATTCAACGAGGTGGCGCGACGCGGTGTGTCCGACCTCCACATGCTGATGACGGATACGCCAGAAGGACCTTATCCCTATGCCGGCATCCCCTGGTTCAGCACGGTCTTCGGCCGTGATGCGCTGATTACCGCGCTGGAAACGCTTTGGCTCGATGCGCAGATTGCCCGCGGCGTGCTTGGACATCTGGCTGCCAACCAGGCGACGGAGTTCAATCCGGCCGCGGATGCCGAGCCCGGCAAGATCCTGCACGAGGTGCGCTACGGCGAAATGGCAGAACTTGGCGAGGTTCCCTTCCGGCGCTACTACGGCAGCATCGATTCGACGCCCCTGTTTGTGATGCTGGCCGGCGAATACCTCAAGCGCACCGGCGACCTTACCACTATCAAAACGGTCCTGCCGAATATCGAGGCGGCGCTGACCTGGATCGACGAGCACGGCGATCGCGACGGCGACGGTTTCGTCGAGTATGGGCGACTGAGCGAAGAAGGGCTGATCAACCAGGCCTGGAAAGACAGCCACGACTCCGTCTTCCATGGCGATGGGACCCTTGCCAAAGGTCCAATCGCGATTGCTGAGGTCCAGGCGTATGTCTATGGTGCCTGGAACGCTGCCGCTGAGATCTTTCGACGGCTCGAGCGGCCGGAACGGGCGGCAAAATTCCTCGCAAGGGCGGAAGGGCTCCGCCGTGCCTTCGACATCAATTTCTTTGATGAGGAAATTGGCACCTACGCACTGGCGCTCGACGGGGACAAGCGCCCCTGCCGGGTCCGTTCCTCGAATGCCGGCCATGCATTGTTTACCGGCATCGCCTATCCCGAAAGGGCTGCGCAGGTCGCCCACACCTTGATGGGCGCCTCATCCTTCTGCGGCTGGGGTATTCGCACGATCCCCTCGACCGAGGCGCGTTACAATCCGATGAGCTATCACAACGGCTCGATCTGGCCGCATGACAACGCGATGATCGCCAGCGGTCTTGCACGTTATGGATATCGCGCTGAAGCAGCGCGGATCTTCGAGGGCCTGTTTGCAGCGTCGACCTACATCGACCTGCGCCGGCTTCCCGAGCTGTTTTGCGGCATGTCGCGCCAACGGGCGCAGGGTCCGACCTTCTACCCTGTCGCCTGTGCTCCGCAGGCCTGGGCCGCGGCAGCCCCTCTCCTGCTGCTGCAGTCATGCCTAGGTCTGGAGTTTGATCCGAACGGTCGGCAGATCAGCTTTGACGAGCCCACCCTGCCGTCGTTCGTTGATGATGTCACGCTGCGGAACCTGCGGCTTTCGAACTGCACGGTTGATGTCGCGCTGCGCCGGTCGGGGCGGCAGGTTGTCGTCGAGGTCATCGACCGCCGGGGCGACATCAAAGTGGTGTCGACCTCGTGA